One window from the genome of Streptomyces sp. NBC_00287 encodes:
- a CDS encoding ROK family protein has translation MTGRGQISAGDLLELVRSGRATTRGALQQVTGLSRATVGQRLDRLFRAGWLREGAGGPVDSPLGGRPSITLEFDGAHAVVLAADLDTRHARAAVLTLTGEILAEHGGTLVVEDGPEKVLGELGRWFAELLVKAGHEADEVCGIGLAVPGPVDRETGRVVQPPIMPGWDGYDIRGRLARSFTEHTGAPRVPVLVDNDANLMAYGEQRTGYPDCSAFVLVKVSTGIGAGVVVDGSLFRGIDGGAGDIGHIRVGADALCRCGSYGCLAAVASGGAVARRLAEAGVRAASGSDVRELLAAGHPEAVGLARDAGRQVGDVLATVVTLLNPGVLMIAGDLAGTPFLTGVRELLYQRALPRSTAHLEVVTSRLGERAGLVGGGALVVEHLYAPERVEERLLALGV, from the coding sequence ATGACGGGTCGGGGTCAGATCAGCGCCGGCGATCTGCTCGAACTGGTCCGCAGTGGCCGGGCCACGACGCGCGGTGCCCTGCAACAGGTCACCGGGCTCTCCCGGGCCACCGTCGGACAGCGCCTGGACCGGCTCTTCCGCGCGGGCTGGCTGCGCGAGGGCGCCGGTGGTCCGGTCGACTCCCCGCTGGGCGGACGCCCCTCCATCACCCTGGAGTTCGACGGCGCCCATGCCGTCGTCCTCGCCGCCGACCTCGACACCCGGCACGCCCGCGCCGCCGTCCTGACGCTGACCGGCGAGATCCTCGCCGAACACGGCGGCACGCTGGTCGTCGAGGACGGCCCGGAGAAGGTCCTGGGCGAACTGGGCCGCTGGTTCGCCGAACTGCTGGTCAAGGCCGGACACGAGGCCGACGAGGTCTGCGGCATCGGGCTCGCCGTACCCGGCCCGGTCGACCGCGAGACCGGCCGGGTCGTCCAGCCGCCGATCATGCCGGGCTGGGACGGCTACGACATAAGAGGCCGCCTCGCCAGATCCTTCACCGAGCACACCGGAGCACCCCGGGTGCCGGTCCTCGTCGACAACGACGCCAACCTCATGGCGTACGGCGAACAGCGCACCGGATACCCGGACTGCTCGGCGTTCGTGCTGGTGAAGGTGTCGACCGGCATCGGCGCGGGCGTCGTGGTGGACGGCTCGCTCTTCCGGGGCATCGACGGCGGCGCCGGGGACATCGGACATATCCGGGTGGGCGCAGACGCACTGTGCCGCTGCGGGTCCTACGGCTGTCTCGCCGCCGTCGCCAGCGGCGGCGCCGTGGCCCGGCGGCTGGCCGAGGCGGGGGTGCGGGCGGCCTCGGGCTCGGATGTGCGGGAGTTGCTGGCGGCCGGGCATCCGGAGGCGGTGGGTCTGGCCCGGGACGCCGGGCGGCAGGTCGGGGACGTACTGGCGACCGTGGTGACGTTGCTCAACCCCGGCGTGCTGATGATCGCGGGCGATTTGGCCGGAACGCCGTTCCTGACCGGCGTTCGAGAGTTGCTCTACCAGCGGGCGCTACCCCGCTCCACCGCTCATCTGGAGGTCGTCACCTCGCGGCTGGGGGAGCGGGCCGGGCTGGTGGGGGGCGGTGCGCTGGTCGTGGAGCATCTGTACGCGCCGGAGCGGGTCGAGGAGCGGCTGCTCGCGCTCGGCGTGTAA
- a CDS encoding MGH1-like glycoside hydrolase domain-containing protein, translating to MNRTAELDVRLPGRAIAYDPATPAHSLHVRAADVLEANWTGASTVPSRGLYPHQWSWDSAFIAIGLRHLSPLRAQTELETLLDAQWGDGRIPHIVFNPSVPLDAYFPSPDFWRSSTAGRAAGAPRTVQTSGIVQPPVHALAAWLVHRADPGLSRGRGFLARIYPKLAAWHRYLLHRRDLGGGGLASVVHPWEQGMDNSPCWDAPLRRIVPASARSFRRADLDHGAAEDRPTDLDYGRYVRLATDYRDRGYADGPGAFAVEDPAFNALLIASEHALARIARELGATGTARHARAERLTATLVERLWEPTEGMFFCRDVRGGELIPERSVSGLIPLLLPGLPRDVAAALVRTAGGPHFSLGDTTRLVPSYDLLGEAFDPHRYWRGPAWFNTSWLLERGLRMYGERERADALRTAVLDLAGASDFAEYVDPYTGEACGVTGFGWTAALTLDLLHSDTSAIKGGDRG from the coding sequence GTGAATCGCACCGCCGAGCTGGATGTCCGCCTGCCAGGGCGAGCCATTGCATACGATCCGGCCACCCCGGCGCATTCACTGCACGTCAGGGCCGCCGACGTCCTGGAGGCCAACTGGACGGGCGCGTCCACGGTCCCCTCGCGCGGGCTGTATCCGCACCAGTGGTCCTGGGACTCGGCGTTCATCGCCATCGGGCTCAGACATCTGTCGCCGTTACGGGCCCAGACGGAGCTGGAGACGCTGCTGGACGCCCAGTGGGGCGACGGGCGGATCCCGCACATCGTCTTCAACCCCTCCGTCCCCCTCGACGCGTACTTCCCCAGCCCCGACTTCTGGCGCTCCTCGACCGCGGGGCGCGCTGCGGGCGCCCCGCGCACCGTACAGACGTCCGGGATCGTGCAGCCACCGGTGCACGCCCTGGCCGCCTGGCTGGTGCACCGCGCCGACCCCGGTCTTTCGCGCGGGCGGGGCTTCCTGGCCCGGATCTACCCCAAGTTGGCGGCCTGGCACCGCTATCTCCTGCACCGGCGGGACCTGGGCGGCGGCGGTCTCGCGTCCGTCGTACACCCGTGGGAGCAGGGGATGGACAACAGCCCCTGCTGGGACGCCCCGCTGCGCCGGATCGTCCCGGCTTCCGCGCGCTCCTTCCGGCGCGCGGACCTCGACCACGGGGCGGCGGAGGACCGGCCGACGGATCTGGACTACGGGCGGTATGTGCGGCTGGCGACGGACTACCGGGACCGCGGTTACGCCGACGGCCCTGGCGCCTTCGCCGTCGAGGACCCGGCGTTCAACGCCCTGCTCATCGCCTCCGAACACGCCCTGGCGCGGATCGCCCGCGAACTGGGAGCGACGGGCACGGCCCGGCACGCGCGCGCGGAGCGCCTGACGGCGACGCTGGTGGAGCGGCTGTGGGAGCCGACGGAGGGGATGTTCTTCTGCCGGGACGTGCGAGGGGGCGAGCTGATCCCTGAGCGGTCCGTCTCCGGTCTGATCCCGCTGCTGCTGCCCGGACTCCCGCGCGACGTCGCCGCCGCCCTCGTCCGTACGGCGGGCGGACCGCACTTCTCGCTCGGCGACACCACCCGCCTGGTCCCGTCGTACGACCTTCTCGGCGAGGCCTTCGATCCGCACCGCTACTGGCGGGGCCCGGCCTGGTTCAACACCAGCTGGCTGCTGGAGCGCGGGCTGCGGATGTACGGCGAGCGGGAGCGCGCCGACGCACTGCGGACGGCCGTACTGGACCTGGCCGGCGCCTCCGACTTCGCGGAGTACGTCGACCCGTACACGGGCGAGGCCTGCGGAGTCACCGGCTTCGGCTGGACCGCCGCGCTCACGCTCGACCTGCTGCACAGCGACACCTCAGCCATCAAGGGAGGGGACCGGGGATGA